In the Methanosphaera stadtmanae DSM 3091 genome, AACTTGATTGACCTTCAATGAAAATAATATCTGCATCTTCCTCTTCTTCAAAATATTTTACTGTTCCCATTATAGCTGAAGGAACATCCATTACAGATAAACTTCCAGCTCTGAAATTAATATCAGTTGGAGGTTGTAATCCCATTTCATCTGTTGAAAATATTTTTGCATTGAGACCTAACTCTTTTGCTGCTTTACCCAAGTTACGTGTTGTGGTTCTTTTTCCACATTCTTGTGATGTACCACCTATAAATATAACAGGTTTTTTATGATGATATGTTATTTTTGGTAATACTTCTGTTACTTTTTCTGGTGCAGTACCTATTACTTTTTCAACATTATCTAATCTTGAACTTATTTGTTTTATTTGAACACCTTTTTGATTAGCAAATTTTATTAGGGATGGATTTTCTTCTAAAGGTAATGATCTAAATGATGTTAATACATTTTGTCCTAGATCTATAGCTTGAACTGCATATTTTAAAGCAGCACCTTCAGCTCCTATAGGTAACATTATTGCTACTGTTTTTGAATTTGATTCTTCAACCAAGGTTTTTAAATCAGAACCTACTATATGTCCACAAAATTCTTTTCCTTGTTTTGCTTTAGAATCATCTAAAAAGCCAGCAGTTTCAACTCCATCAAAATTAGATAATTTTTCTCCACCCCCACCAGCTCCAATGATTATAAACGGACTTAAATCCTGAAAATCTTTACTAGATGTTATAGAATACAAAAAATCACTTCTCCAAAAAAATTTATTTTATAAATAATTATATAATTTTAAATCTATTATATTTAGATATATTTCAACTATAATTTATAATTATACATTTTTTTTATAAAAAAAGTAATTTATTATTAGTATTTAAAAAAATGTTTTATTAATTAGATTTATAAAAAAATTATATTCATAATATAATTTCTAGAAATATATTAAAATCAGATTTTACACTTAAAATAGAATTTAATTAAAAAATTTAAGTATTAATAAAATTTAAATTAGTAATATACAATAAAATAAGGATGAAAATTATAAAGTAGAACAAATATTACTATAAACGACTAATATCCATTTTAAAAACAAAAACATATCTTTTAAAGACTTAAACCTTTAAATTTTTATTTAGAAAAAAAACTTAAAAAAAATTTTCAGGAATATTTAAAACATAACATACATTCTTAATTATTTACAACAGTAACATATAAAACTAGGTAATATCAATTGATAAAAAGTAGTATAAAAAAAAATAAAATTTATTGGATAATATTTAATATCTTATTTTCCCAATATGTCTTGTACTTCCCGGATCTTCATTGTTATATATTGACAAGTGGTATATAAACCATTCTAATGGTACTATTAATGCAAATGGTGTTAATAAAGGATGAATATCAGCATAATCATTTAAATTAAATAATATTGAATTTACTTCTAAATCTTCACAGAACTTTATTGCTCTATTTGTCACATCATCAAAATTATTGCCTGCTTTTAGAAATACAACTGTAACTCCTTTTTCAACTCTTTCAATTAATCCATGTCTAAATTCGCCTGAATATACTGGACATGCATGTTTTAATGCTCCTTCCATAAACATTGTCATTGCTAGTTTATATGCTAATCCAAAGTTTAATCCACTACCCATACAGTAGAATAAATCCACATCCTTATTTATTCTTGCTATTTCCTTAGATTTTTCCTCTGTAGTTTCTATTGCTTCTTCAATTAAATCAGGAACTGTGTATAATTGAGTTAGTATTTCTTCTGATTCTTTAGTTTTTATCATATTGAAGAATATAACATACAATGCAAATAATTGTGTTACATATGTTTTTGTACCTAAAATAGCCACTTCTTCTCCACATAATGTTATTATTGCATCATCAGCTTCTTTTGCCATGGAACTATCACTGACATTTGTAATAGCTACTGTTTTTAAATTATATTCTTTTGCTTTTCTTAGAGCTGAAAGTGTATCTGATGTTTCACCAGATTGTGATGTTAAAATAACACCCATATTACTATCTTTTACTAGATATTGATGATCAGTAAAATCAAAACCTGTTTGTACATCAATATTAATATCAGACAGGGATTTTATTGCATCACGTATCGTATAACAAGTAGAAATAGAGCTTCCACAACCTATTAAAAATATTTTATCAAGATTAAGAAATTCTTTAGATATGTATTCCATGTGTCTTTTTTCAGATTCTATTGTACGTCGTAAAGAAATTGGTTGATCTTTAATTTCTTGATACATAGCATATTTCATTGAACTTATCTCCCAGTTTAATGTTTGAAAACATGATTCCATTTAATTAATTTATTTTTTTTGAATATGATGTTTATTAAAAAAAATGTATAATTATATTTAGTTATATCTCTTTAATTATATAATAATTATCTTAAATATAGAATATGTTATGAATTCAGTTTTAATTATTAGTGAAAAGATTAGTTTGTATATATATCATATACTTGTAATACATATAATAAAAAATATGTTATTAGTAATAATAAAGCAACAAAACTTGCATCTATATAACAAATCATATTGTAACATAAACTTATAAGTGCATATAAAATGAAAAATATTGGAATTAATAAGAAAAACAATATACCTTTATGCCATTGCTTTAGATAGAAATAACTAAATCCTGGAAAAAATAACGATAAAATCATTGCTAACTTCATATTTTTAGATGTTTTATTATGATTTTGTGATAATATAGAACCACAGAACCTGCAAATATCATTTTCATCAGGATTTTCATAACCACATAGTTGACATTTCATAACATCACTCTCTTTTATCAAATTCAGTAGCAGTAACCAAGATATTTATAAGATATAATATTATACATGTTGTAAACATGATTAATACTATTGTTTGCTGTTTTAATAATGCATATAATAAAAATGCAAATATGAATAAAAATATTTCTCCAAAGAAGAATAAACATCCTTTTTTAATATCTTTTATATAAAAACAACCCATTCCACATATAAATGAAGAGAATAATATTGCAATAACTTTTCTTTCATTATAATCTTTATTTTGATTAATTGAATTTGAGTTTATATTTTTAAAATAATTGTTGTTACTTGTATTATATTTTTCTTCTAAAAATTTATGATATAACTGTTTTAGGGTATTATTAGACAAATTATCTTCTTGAGTAATGCTATGATTAAATTTAAAATTATCTACATTAGAAAATTCTAATCTTTTAGAACAATGAATACAATATGTATATTCATCAGGATTTTCAAAATTACAATAAATACATTTAACCACAAACATAGCCTCACTTATTTTTAAATAAATAATATATAATTATTATTTTATATATTTTTATAAGAATATAAATAAAATCAGTGAAAATTAGGAAGTTAGTGTTATGATAATAGATAATTTAACTATTGGAAAATATATATCAAGACCAAATCGTTTTACAATCGAATTTAAAGATAAAGATAAAGCAATTACACTGGCCCATTTACATGATCCTGGACGTTTAAAAGAACTATTAATTCCAAATACTGATGTTTTATTGAAATATATTAATACATATAAAGAAACTGGACGTAAAACTAAGTATGATGTTATAGCCATTAAAAATAAAAATAATTGGATCTTACTAAATAGTAGTTATCATAATAAATTAGTGGAAGAATTAATTAATACTAAAGAAATTAATAGTCTTGAAAATTTTCACATAGACAAACCTGAAATTAAATATAAAAATAGTAGAATAGATTTTTTATTGAAGGATGATAAAAACAATCCACTATATTTAGAAGTAAAAGGTTGCACTTTAGTTGAAGATACTACTGCTAAGTTTCCTGATGCTCCTACTAAAAGAGGAAAAAAACACGTGGAAGAACTTATGGAAATTCATGAAAAGGGCATTTTTACTATGGTGTTAATATTAGTTTTACATAATGATGCAGACGAATTTAAGCCAAATTATGACACTGATATTGATTTTAGCCAAACACTCCATGAAGCATATATAAGTGGTGTTAAAATATATCCCTTAAAAATAAATACTGAATTAAAAAATAACAGTATTATTCTAAAAAAAGATAGGATTTTATCAATAAAATTCAAGGAGAGAAATAAATGAAATGTGATAGATGTAACTTTGAAAATCCAGAAAATGAATCGTACTGTATAAATTGTGGTCAGAAATTACCTGAAAAACCAATGGTAACACATATTATTGTTAAATTTTCTAATAAAATCCCTAAAAACAATGAAAACAATAACTATTATTCTGTTACATATAGAGGTCCTGATAATACTGAAATTAACGATACTGCATATGGATGTATTAAAAAGACCATGAAAGATAATAAGAAATTGTTTATTGCCATTATTTTAAATTTAATTGTTGCAGGTACAGGTCATTTATATCTTAAAAGATACTATAGGGGTATAATTTTCTTAATACTTACTATTGGTTTATGTCTTACTTCATTATATAATTCCCAATTTGTTAATTTAGTAATTAGTGCTTATGTAATACAAACAATCGATGTGATTTTTTGTTACTATGAAAGACAATGAGTTTTTAATATAGAAATTATTATTGTATTTTAAATATATACATTATAATACAAAAAAATTAATTATTTATAAAAAATAAATATAATATATAATTATTCATTATACTAACAGTTGTTATTATAAATTAATACGAGGATATACATGGCAAGTCGAATCATAGAAGGATATAAATTATATAAGAACAATGATGTAATTATTGAACATTATGAACCCGACCATGTGATTTTTAAGGTTAAAAATAACAAAAATACTGATTATTACATTGTATCTATGATATATGGATATTGGAATTGTGATTGTGCAGATTACCAGTTTAGAAATCAACGAAATCCTGGTAGTTTTTATTGTAAACATTTACAAGCAGCACAATTTAAACTTCACGACCTATT is a window encoding:
- a CDS encoding DUF1611 domain-containing protein produces the protein MYSITSSKDFQDLSPFIIIGAGGGGEKLSNFDGVETAGFLDDSKAKQGKEFCGHIVGSDLKTLVEESNSKTVAIMLPIGAEGAALKYAVQAIDLGQNVLTSFRSLPLEENPSLIKFANQKGVQIKQISSRLDNVEKVIGTAPEKVTEVLPKITYHHKKPVIFIGGTSQECGKRTTTRNLGKAAKELGLNAKIFSTDEMGLQPPTDINFRAGSLSVMDVPSAIMGTVKYFEEEEDADIIFIEGQSSLTETGNPHPKGLSAAILFGAMPDAVVLCHRENHPFREPVGISTELNAIEAVEPTKVVALSINRRNAPDLSLENIESKFNLPTVDIHTDSNGGLKRLLKTVLDYIGEKNG
- a CDS encoding zinc ribbon domain-containing protein, which gives rise to MKCDRCNFENPENESYCINCGQKLPEKPMVTHIIVKFSNKIPKNNENNNYYSVTYRGPDNTEINDTAYGCIKKTMKDNKKLFIAIILNLIVAGTGHLYLKRYYRGIIFLILTIGLCLTSLYNSQFVNLVISAYVIQTIDVIFCYYERQ
- the sfsA gene encoding DNA/RNA nuclease SfsA, producing the protein MIIDNLTIGKYISRPNRFTIEFKDKDKAITLAHLHDPGRLKELLIPNTDVLLKYINTYKETGRKTKYDVIAIKNKNNWILLNSSYHNKLVEELINTKEINSLENFHIDKPEIKYKNSRIDFLLKDDKNNPLYLEVKGCTLVEDTTAKFPDAPTKRGKKHVEELMEIHEKGIFTMVLILVLHNDADEFKPNYDTDIDFSQTLHEAYISGVKIYPLKINTELKNNSIILKKDRILSIKFKERNK
- a CDS encoding SIS domain-containing protein, with amino-acid sequence MKYAMYQEIKDQPISLRRTIESEKRHMEYISKEFLNLDKIFLIGCGSSISTCYTIRDAIKSLSDINIDVQTGFDFTDHQYLVKDSNMGVILTSQSGETSDTLSALRKAKEYNLKTVAITNVSDSSMAKEADDAIITLCGEEVAILGTKTYVTQLFALYVIFFNMIKTKESEEILTQLYTVPDLIEEAIETTEEKSKEIARINKDVDLFYCMGSGLNFGLAYKLAMTMFMEGALKHACPVYSGEFRHGLIERVEKGVTVVFLKAGNNFDDVTNRAIKFCEDLEVNSILFNLNDYADIHPLLTPFALIVPLEWFIYHLSIYNNEDPGSTRHIGKIRY